Within the Candidatus Binatia bacterium genome, the region CGTGCTCGAAACGTTGGGCAAGAGCAAGGGCATGCTGGGAATCATTTTCCGCAAGGCGCAGAATAAGATCCAAGACCCGGCCAAGCTGCGTCGCCTGATCGCCGACCTGATCGACCGCGAGCAGTGGACCAGCCTCGAAGCCGACGTGAAGGGCGACGCCTACGAAGGCTTGCTGGAGAAGAACGCGCAAGACATCAAAGGTGGCGCCGGACAGTACTTCATGCCACGGCCGCTGATTGCCGCGATCGTCGAAGTGGTGCAGCCGAAGCCGGGCGAGAGCATCTGCGATCCGGCCTGTGGCACCGGCGGCTTCCTGCTGGCAACGGGCATCTTCTACGCCCAGGGCGTGAAGGCCAACGTCCTCTTCTTCGAGCGCAAAACCGCCAGTGCCGATGCCT harbors:
- a CDS encoding N-6 DNA methylase, with amino-acid sequence VLETLGKSKGMLGIIFRKAQNKIQDPAKLRRLIADLIDREQWTSLEADVKGDAYEGLLEKNAQDIKGGAGQYFMPRPLIAAIVEVVQPKPGESICDPACGTGGFLLATGIFYAQGVKANVLFFERKTASADAWTKQLWIYDLRTNQHFTLKTNTLKRTDLDEFVACYHPQNRHQRTATWSESNPTGRWRPYSYEDLMQRDKASLDLFWLKDESLESSDNLPDPDVIATEIAEDLRAALEQFETIQGDLGRN